The window CACTCGTGATCGAACCACCAATAGCAACCGTCAGCGACGACAGGACGTTGCGGCGACTGATGGCGGCTCATCTACTCAATCCCGGTTGACGAGCTACTCACAGTCTCACTCTCGATCAACCTCCTCTCGACGATCGAGGCCGCCTCGCAGTCAACGAGACACTGGTAGTATCGACGCTCGACGGCGCGAGCGCTATCGTCGCCTTCGCAGCAATAGCTCTAATTCACCATGAGCACAGGAACTGATCAACAACGCGCAGCGGACAGACGCAAAGTCCTCCCGAACCGATTAACCGGCCAGCGGATCGCCGGCGTTTCGAAAGTCGCGATCTACGCTGGCGGTGGTACAGCCGCGATGACGTGGTTTGCCGCGGATATGTACGTTCCACCGGGTTACCGAAGTCCGATCTACGGACTTGCAGTCTGCATGTTCGTCGGTTCGATCATCGCCTCGTTTCACACGCCGAATCATCTCTCGGTTCATGAACACCTGCGGCGACGCATTACCCATTATACCCGACAACACACCATGCTGAGTGCACGAGACGGCAGTACGAAAGAACAGCCCACTAACGACACACTTCCCGGTCGAATCGTTCGACTTCCGATTGTTCGGAACGTCCGGGGAATCGGCATCGACGAGGAGGAACGCTCGCAGGACGCCGTGCAAGTCTCCCGTCCGTTCCACAATTCGCCGGCGATTGAGACAGCTGACGGCGGTGTGATTGGCGCGATTAAGATCCGCCCAGCAGCGATGGCCGTGGCCGACGAAGGCCACTGGACACGTCGTGTCGAGCGTCTTGCGAACGTCATCGACTCGTCGGTCACCGCTCGGACACAGTTCACCTCAAAGATGCGCGCCGTCGATTACGGTGATCGGCTGGGTACCTACGACGATCGCGAGCAGGACCTACTGGATGAACTCGCAGCGAAGCACGGAGATATTGATACGGCCTACCGGAAAGCACGCAATGGTGAGATCGATCGTGAAGACCTTGGCCTCCTAGTTGGGGCTGACCTCGCTGATGAGCGCCAAGATGTGATCGATCTGTACGATGTAACGACGCTCAAGCGCAATTACTACGTCACGATCAAGATCGAACCAGCCGATGTTGTAACCGAAGACAACGTTGAGGCAGGCGGCGGAATGGCGAACGTTCCGCTATTGGGCCGCCTCTGGAAACACAAGGAGCTCCGTGATCTTCGCCAGGAAGGCGATCACACTCAAGTAATGGTTGAACGTCTTGAGAACAAACTCGAGACGCTTGAGTCGGACCTCCGGACGATCGAGGACATCAGCACGCGAATTCTCTCCTCGACGGAGCTCTCGCAGGTCTTCGCCGATCACTATCAGGCGGCCAATGCGTATGCCAACGCTGACTTCGGCGATGTCATCCGGCTCTCGCCGAAGCCGACCTCCAGTGAAGGAACGGCGATGTACGGCGTCGATCACGACCATCTACGCGACCTTCCCAATGGCCCGATCGGCGAGTCCAACGGCGCTGTTGAACCTCAAACACCGGGCGAAACATCTCGAATGGTCGGTCAGGGGGACGACGACAATCGCCATACTGTCCCCACTCGCAGTGATCAATCCGATGAGCCCAGTGACAAGGGCATCGTCAATACGGCGAAGAGCACCGCGAGCTCCTTTGTTGATCGAGTCGCGAAGATCAACGACGACCCCGTCGCCGACGTCATCTTAACCAAAGAGCAGCTGATCGATCACTACCAGACGGTCGTCGGGCCAAAGGATGGCATCTACCGAGGCAACGAGAACTGGATCACGATCGACAACGCCGTCTACAGCAAGACGCTCTCCATTCGCGAGTGGCCGGCCGTCCCCAAGATGGGCATTCTGGAGCCGATCCTTCGAGAACACGAACCCGGTGTCGCGGTCAACGTTGCGACTCATATCAACCCGATCGACCAGCAACGCGCTGAAATCGAACTTTCGGACACTGAGGATCAGCTGAAGGACAAAAAAGAGAAAGCCGAGGACTCGCGTCTCCCGATGTTCCTCCAGACCTATCGGAAACAGCACGACGAAGCCCAAGAGATGGTCGAGGCGAACCAAGACTCTGAGTACGACCTCTTCGAGACGAACACCCACATCGAACTCCGGAGTG is drawn from Halalkalicoccus subterraneus and contains these coding sequences:
- a CDS encoding VirB4 family type IV secretion system protein, which produces MSTGTDQQRAADRRKVLPNRLTGQRIAGVSKVAIYAGGGTAAMTWFAADMYVPPGYRSPIYGLAVCMFVGSIIASFHTPNHLSVHEHLRRRITHYTRQHTMLSARDGSTKEQPTNDTLPGRIVRLPIVRNVRGIGIDEEERSQDAVQVSRPFHNSPAIETADGGVIGAIKIRPAAMAVADEGHWTRRVERLANVIDSSVTARTQFTSKMRAVDYGDRLGTYDDREQDLLDELAAKHGDIDTAYRKARNGEIDREDLGLLVGADLADERQDVIDLYDVTTLKRNYYVTIKIEPADVVTEDNVEAGGGMANVPLLGRLWKHKELRDLRQEGDHTQVMVERLENKLETLESDLRTIEDISTRILSSTELSQVFADHYQAANAYANADFGDVIRLSPKPTSSEGTAMYGVDHDHLRDLPNGPIGESNGAVEPQTPGETSRMVGQGDDDNRHTVPTRSDQSDEPSDKGIVNTAKSTASSFVDRVAKINDDPVADVILTKEQLIDHYQTVVGPKDGIYRGNENWITIDNAVYSKTLSIREWPAVPKMGILEPILREHEPGVAVNVATHINPIDQQRAEIELSDTEDQLKDKKEKAEDSRLPMFLQTYRKQHDEAQEMVEANQDSEYDLFETNTHIELRSDDPEALGRTIDHINSMMNDEGAEARQETAHHFEGWQSVAPACDDKLEEPIMMFADGVAREFPWTSRNLHEPNGVEFGINMHTNEPLYLDLWNRKTGFDFGIFTKKGGGKTTTATEILGRLNTVYRDDLMTIIIDPLQEYANLATIHDGERLVVGGDTGINPFHIEATPEEKLATIGKGAPYKHWLEGCMDFVEMYYADEGLDFAEKKGIWRMAIREAAERYGIEDDPQTHSAEFRREQGYSGDCPTPMDAIEIIDEMTNEPEEWVRSKPGQDPSERKVEERETTAVDIINNDIQPFLPGGEYEHFTKQTDIDLEDSTFFYVDMQQQEASTSIGLTMQVVYDLFYEMVKTIDIPSVIFMDEFHYMLRDSLAQKSLNQKFRHGRHWDLSLGVATQSFKDFFGEDADGNTHLTDNAQVLFENMPTQIFHQEDMSDEWAEEIGLTSDEARFIRNAEPGNRELGYSTALLRVSDKGTYPLKVKMDFEENPREAVVTEFDPSEHGEDFYSYLLEYDDICEWRFAPTTDSEVVTDTEITATGTNSIGDAVKQNEGSQHTNSATGDD